Proteins found in one Fusarium keratoplasticum isolate Fu6.1 chromosome 12, whole genome shotgun sequence genomic segment:
- a CDS encoding PepX-C domain-containing protein: MAENKFLEIDRDNFPYVFMKNVDIPLKTYEKGTLRANVFLPKDAAPYGSKTYPVIATYGPYGKDVPYGSFYKKSWEQVNPEMKSAHSAWETPDPAFWTSKGYIVVRTDERGAGQSPGLLDTMSRGTSEAFFDVVEWSAEQEWSSGKVGLLGISYYAGTQWRVAARKPKGLAAIIPWEGMSDYYRDRVRHGGILSDRFIKFWWNNGVSPNQYGKPGRAARKWGQDTLEGDLDEETLLKNRRDQTIDTAVHKFRDEEYYRTRDFDMEAIETPLLSVANWGGILLHLRGNVLGWMRASSKYKFLHFIVGRHDLPFYYPESAELQLSFFNSFLKGNDEDGWKTGKQPRVRLCLRKGEAGVDDPERERNFPSRDEADWPLPGTEYTKFFLTPENTLSKSPSAKSGSIQYDALKGEPITFKYTTQSSLEITGHIVAHLTVSASRKSPDSPPPPDIDLFVTLRKLNKEGNEVFYTGTMGDPVPIVKGWLRVSLRKVDTENEFHRSFLPYRNYYESEVQPVEENQKYEVDVEVWPTNVVLEPGETLVLEIAGHDTQGVGNFSHDHEDDRSPRVFDGLNNVHVGGEASWLTLPVINGST; this comes from the exons ATGGCTGAAAACAAGTTCCTCGAGATCGACAGGGACAACTTTCCCTATGTCTTTATGAAGAATGTGGACATTCCTCTCAAGACATATGAAAAGGGCACTCTTAGAGCGAATGTCTTTTTACCCAAGGATGCCGCTCCTTACGGATCAAAGACTTATCCTGTCATTGCCACCTACGGTCCCT ATGGCAAGGATGTTCCATATGGCTCCTTCTACAAGAAGAGCTGGGAACAGGTTAATCCCGAGATGAAATCTGCCCACTCAGCTTGGGAGACCCCTGACCCTGCCTTCTGGACGAGCAAGGGCTACATCGTCGTGAGAACCGATGAGAGAGGCGCAGGCCAAAGTCCAGGTCTTCTCGACACCATGTCTCGCGGCACCAGCGAAGCTTTCTTCGATGTTGTGGAGTGGAGCGCTGAGCAAGAATGGTCTTCTGGTAAGGTCGGACTTCTAGGAATTAGTTACTACGCTGGTACTCAGTGGCGAGTTGCTGCTCGAAAACCGAAGGGATTGGCTGCCATCATACCTTGGGAGGGCATGAGTGATTACTATCGTGACAGAGTCCGCCATGGTGGCATCCTATCTGATAGATTTATCA AGTTCTGGTGGAACAACGGTGTTAGCCCAAACCAGTATGGGAAGCCTGGTCGTGCAGCTCGGAAATGGGGTCAAGATACTCTGGAAGGTGACCTCGATGAGGAAACACTTCTTAAGAACCGCAGAGATCAAACCATAGATACGGCAGTTCATAAGTTCCGCGACGAGGAATACTATCGCACGCGGGACTTCGACATGGAGGCGATCGAAACTCCCCTCCTCAGTGTGGCCAACTGG GGTGGAATTCTACTGCATCTACGAGGAAACGTCCTCGGCTGGATGCGCGCCAGCTCTAAGTACAAGTTCCTCCACTTCATTGTCGGAAGACACGACCTCCCCTTCTACTATCCTGAGTCAGCTGAGCTTCAactctccttcttcaactcgtTCCTTAAGGGTAACGACGAAGATGGTTGGAAGACAGGGAAGCAGCCGAGAGTTCGTCTGTGTCTGCGCAAGGGAGAGGCTGGCGTCGATGACCCAGAGCGTGAGAGGAATTTCCCCAGCAGAGACGAGGCAGACTGGCCCTTGCCTGGAACTGAGTATACCAAGTTCTTCTTGACGCCGGAGAATACGCTCAGCAAGTCGCCATCAGCCAAGTCTGGATCCATCCAATATGATGCACTGAAGGG CGAACCTATCACTTTCAAGTACACCACCCAGTCCAGTCTGGAGATTACCGGCCACATAGTCGCCCACCTCACTGTGTCGGCATCGCGCAAGTCACCAGactctcctccaccacccgACATCGACCTTTTCGTCACCCTTCGCAAGCTAAACAAGGAAGGCAACGAGGTGTTTTACACGGGCACAATGGGAGACCCCGTCCCCATCGTCAAGGGTTGGCTCCGCGTTTCTCTCCGCAAAGTGGATACAGAAAACGAGTTCCACAGGAGTTTCCTGCCTTATCGCAACTACTACGAAAGCGAGGTCCAACCTGTAGAGGAGAACCAAAAGTACGAAGTCGATGTTGAAGTTTGGCCGACAAACGTTGTCTTGGAACCTGGAGAGACTCTTGTTCTGGAGATTGCGGGCCACGATACTCAGGGTGTGGGCAATTTCTCCCACGATCACGAGGATGACAGGAGTCCCAGAGTCTTTGATGGGCTGAATAATGTGCATGTTGGTGGAGAAGCGAGTTGGTTGACCCTCCCGGTTATCAACGGCAGTACATAG
- a CDS encoding Fumarylacetoacetase — MASWLPIPLGSHFSLANIPFGIISTVSKPIRRPAVAIGNHVLDLSVFASQGGFAKLVDLPKDKLSVFSQSTLNDFASLGRPLHKATRSYLRDVFRQDTSFPELLKDNEALKKEALIPLSEVETHLPLRIGDYTDFFAGRNHAQTVGALFRGPANALQPNYNHLPVAYHGRASSVVVSGTPLHRPWGQVLPNPKATEPVFQPCNRLDIELELGMFVCKGNDLGVPIPVDSAEEYIFGYVLMNDWSARDIQQWEYVPLGPFNAKNFGTTISPWVVLADALEPHKTAGLVNEVDLQQYLREKRQDNIVDINLEVSLTTAKGNTTSITRTSSKNLLWSWPQMLAHHSISGCNMRTGDLLGSGTVSGLDAGTQGSLLEQTQGGKVAVQLEGGEERKFIQDGDIITIKGWAGKAEDGLIGFGECSGTILSAVQRG, encoded by the exons ATGGCTTCTTGGTTGCCCATTCCTCTGGGAAGCCACTTTTCCCTAGCAAATATTCCTTTCGGCATTATCTCAACGGTCAGCAAGCCTATCAGAAGACCAGCTGTCGCCATTGGCAATCATGTCCTCGATCTGTCTGTCTTTGCTAGCCAAGGCGGCTTCGCGAAGCTTGTCGATCTCCCTAAGGACAAGCTCAGCGTCTTTTCTCAGTCAACACTGAATGACTTTGCCAGTTTGGGTAGACCCCTACACAAGGCTACTCGAAGTTATCTACGGGATGTTTTCCGCCAGGACACGTCTTTCCCGGAACTCCTCAAGGATAACGAAgccctgaagaaggaggctttGATCCCACTTTCTGAAGTCGAAACGCATCTTCCTCTCAGGATTGGCGACTACACAGATTTCTTCGCTGGCCGCAACCATGCTCAAACTGTGGGCGCCTTATTCCGAGGCCCTGCCAATGCGCTGCAGCCAAACTACAACCACCTTCCGGTTGCCTATCACGGACGTGCCAGCTCTGTCGTTGTGTCGGGCACTCCGCTCCACCGGCCTTGGGGCCAGGTTCTCCCAAACCCAAAGGCTACTGAGCCAGTCTTCCAGCCATGCAACAGGCTAGATATCGAGTTGGAGCTCGGCATGTTTGTGTGCAAAGGCAACGACCTAGGGGTTCCGATTCCCGTTGACTCTGCTGAAGAGTACATCTTTGGCTATGTCTTGATGAACGACTGGAGTGCCCGAGACATTCAGCAGTGGGAGTATGTACCTCTGGGTCCGTTCAACGCAAAGAACTTTGGCACTACCATTAGCCCGTGGGTGGTTCTCGCAGATGCGTTGGAACCTCACAAGACAGCTGGTCTCGTCAATGAGGTTGACCTGCAACAATACCTGCGCGAGAAGCGACAGGACAACATTGTCGACATCAACTTGGAAGTATCTCTAACCA CCGCCAAGGGTAACACAACAAGTATTACCCGGACAAGCTCCAAGAACCTCCTgtggtcttggcctcaaaTGCTCGCCCACCATTCAATCTCTGGTTGCAACATGCGTACAGGAGACCTTCTAGGCTCTGGTACTGTATCTGGGCTAGACGCCGGAACACAGGGCAGTCTGCTTGAGCAGACTCAGGGCGGCAAGGTTGCGGTTCAGCTGGAGGGCGGCGAAGAACGAAAGTTTATCCAGGATGGTGACATTATCACTATCAAAGGATGGGCTGGAAAAGCCGAGGATGGTTTGATTGGATTTGGTGAATGCTCTGGTACGATTCTATCGGCTGTCCAACGCGGTTAG
- a CDS encoding Cupin-2 domain-containing protein, with protein sequence MGLGAKTPLRRVVTYHKGATSALLSDSELQPVSAFASDAVTLWQNSKYPAELVDKDPVSSSPVIYTPGSLIRVVDFPANSKGHNHRTASLDYGIVFEGELELVLEDGSRTIVRAGDLVVQQATMHQWNNLTNKPARVIFVLLASERTVNGVDVGEVGVPEKYLPQH encoded by the exons ATGGGTCTTGGCGCCAAAACTCCTCTTCGACGTGTGGTCACCTACCACAAAGGTGCCACCTCCGCACTGCTCTCTGATAGCGAGCTCCAGCCAGTCTCGGCGTTCGCCAGTGACGCGGTTACTCTCTGGCAAAATTCCAAATACCCTGCCGAACTCGTCGACAAAGACCCGGTTAGCTCCAGCCCAGTCATCTACACCCCTGGATCTCTCATCCGGGTTGTGGATTTCCCAGCAAACTCCAAGGGGCACAACCATAGAACTGCGTCCCTCGACTATGGTATTGTGTTTGAGGGAGAACTAGAGTTGGTTCTGGAAGACGGTTCGCGTACCATAGTCCGAGCGGGAGATTTGGTAGTGCAGCAAGCT ACTATGCACCAATGGAATAATTTGACCAATAAGCCAGCTCGGGTCATTTTTGTTCTTTTGGCATCTGAAAGGACTGTCAACGGCGTGGATGTGGGTGAAGTTGGTGTCCCAGAGAAATACCTTCCTCAGCACTAG
- a CDS encoding SnoaL-like domain-containing protein, giving the protein MVTADHIRAIFEPIARGDMASFWPHVEPDVDWTVKGAHCKISGHYKSVAEFQQGTRPLSSTWAGPLHLVVQNIIVDGNQAAVELKAVDTTTKSGDPFPNEYTWVLGFNDNGKIATVRAYMDTDLVTRVIEKNS; this is encoded by the exons ATGGTTACTGCCGATCACATTCGTGCCATCTTTGAGCCCATCGCTCGGGGTGATATGGCATCGTTCTGGCCTCACGTTGAGCCCGATGTGGACTGGACCGTCAAGG GCGCTCACTGTAAGATCTCTGGACATTACAAATCTGTTGCAGAGTTCCAGCAGGGCACGAGGCCTCTGTCCTCGACATGGGCTGGACCGTTGCACTTGGTTGTTCAAAATATTATTGTTGATGGTAACCAAGCCGCGGTTGAGCTCAAGGCTGTGGACACGACAACCAAGAGCGGAGATCCATTCCCCAACGAGTACACCTGGGTCCTTGGTTTCAATGACAATGGCAAGATTGCTACGGTTCGAGCTTACATGGATAC CGACCTTGTTACCCGTGTTATTGAAAAGAACTCGTAG
- a CDS encoding Stress-response A/B barrel domain-containing protein, producing the protein MGINRVVQFQFKSDVTNDAIEKVSSKILALKDGCLHQESKKPYIQSIQGGADNSPEGLQGGITHAFVIQFAGAEDRDYYALKDPVHLAVVDELGPMVEKVQIIDLPRND; encoded by the exons ATGGGCATCAACCGTGTTGTTCAGTTTCAATTCAAGTCTGATGTCACTAATGATGCCATTGAAAAG GTTTCATCCAAGATCCTGGCGCTGAAAGACGGCTGTCTCCATCAAGAATCCAAGAAGCCGTACATCCAGTCCATCCAAGGCGGCGCGGACAACTCCCCCGAAGGACTTCAG GGAGGAATCACCCACGCATTCGTCATCCAATTTGCAGGAGCCGAGGACAGAGACTATTACGCGCTCAAGGACCCCGTCCACCTCGCTGTCGTGGATGAGCTGGGCCCTATGGTAGAGAAAGTTCAGATCATTGACCTTCCCAGAAACGACTAA
- a CDS encoding LigB domain-containing protein, with protein sequence MGSLPTTKAPTPVFLFAHGSTMMLGEESEPAKIWEGVGNECLRRGIKRIVMMGAHWDAPYDTVEVSMNPNAQKDPVGSVTEARYMPYKMVPDLEGGQRVIDMLQAAGINARANRKFDWIHDTFLIVIRMFPNCVPLPTTIVSMNARYDPHMHLKIGAALRPLRFEDTLIIGSGGSVHNLYRNHWQWMIRFKDNFAQPVPPGDFALEFRQAVEDAVTQNTGPALRRAVTRLMKHPRYKEAHGTDDHFMATMFAAGAAGTEDDVGPNTFMGECWELVNMCNSQYQLGSWD encoded by the exons ATGGGAAGTCTACCAACAACCAAAG CGCCAACTCCGGTGTTTCTCTTCGCCCATGGCTCGACCATGATGCTGGGCGAAGAGTCAGAACCAGCCAAAATTTGGGAAGGGGTGGGTAATGAGTGTCTGCGCCGTGGTATCAAGAGAATTGTCATGATG GGCGCTCACTGGGATGCCCCCTACGACACAGTCGAAGTCAGCATGAACCCCAACGCACAAAAAGACCCCGTCGGCAGCGTCACAGAAGCACGATACATGCCGTACAAGATGGTGCCAGACCTCGAAGGCGGCCAACGGGTCATCGATATGCTCCAAGCAGCTGGCATCAACGCTAGAGCCAACCGCAAATTCGACTGGATCCACGACACGTTTCTCATCGTTATCCGCATGTTCCCAAACTGCGTTCCGCTACCCACAACAATTGTCTCCATGAACGCGCGATACGACCCCCATATGCATCTAAAAATTGGAGCTGCGCTACGGCCCTTGCGGTTTGAAGATACCCTGATCATAGGCAGCGGAGGTTCGGTGCATAATCTATACCGCAACCACTGGCAGTGGATGATTCGCTTCAAGGATAACTTTGCTCAACCTGTTCCCCCAGGTGACTTTGCATTGGAGTTCCGGCAAGCtgttgaggatgctgtcaCGCAGAACACTGGCCCCGCGTTGCGACGAGCCGTCACCCGGCTGATGAAGCACCCGCGGTACAAGGAGGCCCATGGAACTGATGACCATTTCATGGCCACCATGTTTGCTGCCGGCGCTGCGGGAACTGAGGACGACGTTGGTCCGAATACGTTTATGGGAGAGTGTTGGGAGTTGGTCAACATGTGCAATAGCCAGTATCAGCTCGGGTCATGGGATTAG
- a CDS encoding FAD-binding-3 domain-containing protein, translating to MPLKIIIVGAGLGGLGAAIALTRAGHHVEVFEQSRFLNEIGAAIHIPPNATRVLKSWDCDFDDLQAVFCNAIKVYDKTGKLIFVPVATDIVQKKVNTKDEWLLSHRVDLHNTLRKLATHETYGDNLKIHLSSRVMSADAEAGEIVLEDGTKHKADLLVGADGVHSKVVTAVTQEKAVRKSTMQNTFRFLVPIEKINSNPLTGPFFAKLGLDCQHVFTTYDRRLVVYPCRYGKLLNIVAMHPSENAELESDSSWLAGGKLEDLLKTYSEFSPEIVEMCSLAEDLKLWSLATRDPPKKFYRGKTVLIGDAAHPMLPHQGQGGAQSLEDGAALGALFPADTTVDQIPQRLELYNKVRYGRAVTVMLMSRINDERRGEMMDELRSYVPDAVLPNDMFEYTWSSHVVKDAQEALRAAGKN from the exons ATGCCTCTCAAAATCATCATTGTCGGCGCCGGCCTGGGAGGCCTAGGTGCTGCCATCGCCCTTACTCGTGCCGGCCATCATGTCGAA GTGTTTGAACAATCCAGGTTCCTCAACGAGATTGGTGCCGCGATCCACATCCCTCCCAACGCCACGAGGGTGTTGAAGTCATGGGATTGCGACTTTGATGACCTACAAGCCGTCTTCTGCAATGCCATCAAAGTGTACGACAAGACAGGCAAACTGATTTTTGTGCCAGTG GCAACAGACATCGTTCAGAAGAAAGTCAACACCAAGGACGAATGGCTTCTCAGCCACCGTGTCGACTTGCACAACACTCTACGAAAGCTGGCTACACATGAGACTTATGGAGATAATCTCAAGATCCATCTCTCGAGCCGCGTCATGTCTGCT GATGCAGAAGCCGGAGAGAtcgtcctcgaggatggaACCAAGCACAAGGCTGATCTTCTTGTTGGAGCTGATGGTGTCCAC TCCAAGGTCGTCACAGCCGTGACGCAAGAGAAGGCGGTACGCAAGAGCACGATGCAAAACACTTTCCGATTCCTCGTCCCCATCGAAAAAATCAACTCGAACCCTCTTACCGGGCCCTTCTTTGCCAAACTCGGCCTCGATTGCCAACACGTTTTTACCACCTACGATCGCCGCCTCGTTGTATACCCTTGCCGCTATGGCAAGCTGCTCAATATTGTCGCCATGCACCCGTCAGAGAATGCTGAACTCGAGTCCGACTCTTCGTGGCTTGCGGGTGGCAAGTTGGAAGATTTACTCAAGACATATTCCGAGTTCTCACCCGAGATTGTCGAGATGTGCAGTCTAGCTGAGGACTTGAAGCTCTGGAGCTTGGCCACGAGAGATCCACCAAAAAAGTTCTACCGCGGAAAGACTGTTCTGATCGGCGATGCTGCTCACCCCATGCTTCCTC ACCAAGGACAGGGAGGCGCGCAGTCCTTGGAAGACGGAGCTGCCCTCGGAGCCCTCTTCCCGGCAGACACGACAGTCGATCAAATCCCACAAAGACTGGAGCTCTACAACAAGGTTCGCTATGGAAGAGCCGTCACGGTTATGCTCATGTCGAGGATCAACGATgagaggcgaggcgagatgatggatgaattACGATCATACGTGCCTGATGCCGTTCTTCCAAACGACATGTTTGAGTATACTTGGAGTTCCCATGTTGTCAAAGATGCTCAAGAGGCGCTGCGAGCGGCTGGCAAGAATTGA
- a CDS encoding Zn(2)-C6 fungal-type domain-containing protein — protein sequence MEIEAETVAPAAESASKPRKRNPTGSEAPADGSAARRAKRGKYTSMACDECKKRKLKCIPSGDSNCERCIAGGLTCVFAAAANQPPKDAKLEQSQHLQGLTQELYQLRQQVADLVGVVRELKDQPQEAHTVSSHSRETVHIQSPLSTYRGDVPKQPQFVGPTRSAFGILVGERSLNRMGIPTYESFPPSGAQSPIESTAAAKIITNLGYWDQCTASEISRFLIVFQEEVESVHPIIDISEYVVRSQEILDAIRSGNAPEYTAPKGETPMRGLSRKDIDIVKVAVATGMVLEEHEKTDLSAAIIDSVEGTVSCMLYPEVDLKEIQLLCILSIYHFHCDEELISWRLVGIAAREAIEMGLHRKRSLLDNFKDPDCRRLATRVFWCVYVLDRRWSFGNSLSFALVDKDIDPELPKPDDEYSYLRCMVGYSELCSKLWDAIPPFGSASQTIPDDTATALDQCAQDWLETIPPHLQLRHPRLGLAPRSQPQVLHRLRALLYLRGNYVRILIYRHHLMSAASIAASPRIAWLVADIAQDSIQVLVHLHSTSDIYSRQQNAFNNFLLSALAVLFLAVCHAPETFAGPCRKTFLDGANLVRGLSRHSIISRRLWKSIRGLIPRMRSLAKPHLGEDQTSESQAGDKELESQDINGEEFQEHVHLPVHDHVDFPLGEMMLPDTDINHSVPDMYQMRDDLLSLFDALGQGQPLFQPMTGQYPEGQEITIAEEEGEEISRRFQGLI from the exons ATGGAAATCGAGGCTGAGACTGTCGCCCCTGCGGCCGAGTCGGCTTCCAAGCCGCGCAAGCGGAATCCTACCGGCTCTGAGGCTCCGGCAGATGGGTCGGCAGCCCGACGCGCCAAGCGGGGAAAATACACGTCCATGGCATG CGATGAATGCAAGAAGCGGAAGCTCAAGTGCATTCCTTCGGGTGATTCCAATTGCGAGAGGTGTATTGCTGGTGGATTGACCTGTGTCTTTGCGGCGGCTGCCAATCAGCCGCCCAAGGATGCTAAGCTTGAGCA GAGCCAGCATCTACAGGGCCTTACTCAAGAGTTGTATCAGCTTCGCCAGCAGGTTGCTGACCTGGTAGGTGTCGTGAGagagctcaaggaccagcCTCAAGAGGCGCATACCGTGTCGTCGCATTCTCGAGAGACTGTTCATATCCAGTCGCCTCTCAGCACTTATCGTGGCGATGTACCTAAGCAACCTCAGTTTGTCGGACCAACACGGTCTGCCTTTGGTATTCTTGTTGGAGAACGGTCTTTAAACCGTATGGGCATACCGACTTATGAGTCATTTCCTCCAAGCGGTGCACAATCTCCCATAGAGTCGACAGCTGCCGCCAAGATAATCACCAACTTGGGATACTGGGATCAATGCACCGCTAGCGAGATCAGCAGGttcctcatcgtcttccaGGAGGAAGTCGAGTCGGTGcatcccatcatcgacaTTAGCGAGTACGTTGTTCGGTCACAAGAGATTCTTGACGCTATTCGCAGCGGTAACGCTCCTGAGTATACTGCCCCGAAAGGAGAGACACCGATGAGGGGCTTGTCCAGGAAGGACATTGATATTGTCAAGGTTGCCGTCGCTACTGGCATGGTGCTGGAGGAGCATGAAAAAACTGACCTGAGCGCCGCTATCATCGATTCTGTTGAGGGAACCGTCTCATGCATGCTGTATCCTGAGGTCGACCTGAAAGAGATTCAGCTCCTTTGCATTCTC AGCATCTACCACTTCCATTGCGACGAGGAGCTGATATCTTGGCGCCTCGTTGGCATTGCTGCACGTGAAGCCATAGAGATGGGCCTTCACCGAAAGCGAAGTCTTCTTGATAACTTCAAGGACCCTGACTGTCGTCGTCTTGCAACCCGTGTCTTTTGGTGTGTCTACGTGCTTGATCGGCGATGGAGTTTTGGCAACAGCTTGTCTTTTGCTCTTGTGGATAAGGATATCGATCCTGAGCTTCCCAAGCCG GACGACGAGTATTCATATCTCAGGTGCATGGTCGGCTATTCTGAGCTCTGCTCCAAGCTCTGGGATGCCATCCCACCCTTTGGATCTGCTTCACAAACCATTCCCGATGATACCGCAACAGCCCTTGATCAATGCGCTCAAGACTGGCTGGAAACtattcctcctcatctccagCTACGGCATCCTCGTCTTGGCCTGGCACCGCGCTCACAACCTCAAGTGCTGCATCGACTTCGCGCCTTGTTGTACCTTCGTGGGAACTATGTGAGGATCTTGATCTACCGACATCACCTGATGAGTGCGGCGAGTATTGCAGCTAGTCCTCGCATTGCATGGTTGGTTGCCGACATCGCCCAGGACTCTATACAGGTCCTTGTCCACCTTCACAGCACGTCGGATATCTACTCGCGGCAGCAGAACGCTTTCAACAATTTCCTGCTCAGCGCCTTGGCAGTGCTATTCCTCGCTGTCTGTCACGCTCCTGAGACATTTGCTGGCCCTTGCCGAAAGACCTTCCTTGATGGAGCGAACCTAGTAAGAGGCCTCTCTCGACACAGCATCATCAGCCGCAGACTGTGGAAATCCATCCGTGGCCTGATACCGCGTATGAGAAGCTTGGCAAAGCCTCACCTGGGAGAGGATCAAACGAGCGAGTCACAAGCGGGagacaaggagcttgagtcTCAAGACATCAACGGTGAGGAGTTCCAGGAGCATGTCCACTTGCCGGTTCACGATCACGTTGACTTCCCTTTGGGAGAGATGATGCTTCCTGATACCGATATAAACCATTCCGTCCCGGATATGTATCAGATGAGGGACGATCTACTGAGTCTCTTTGACGCGCTTGGACAGGGGCAGCCTCTGTTTCAACCCATGACGGGCCAGTATCCTGAAGGGCAGGAGATCACGATcgcagaggaggaaggtGAAGAGATATCACGGAGATTTCAGGGCTTGATATGA
- a CDS encoding Stress-response A/B barrel domain-containing protein: protein MAGQITRVTLFKIPKEEDQQRLLDLYKEMPQKATKNGKPYIVSVKAGKAAPDQRAQGFTVVALSTFSSIDDFNYYDTECAAHGDLKQFAKTVNQGVAMVFFENVVV, encoded by the exons ATGGCAGGACAAATCACACGTGTCACTCTCTTCAAGATCCCCAAGGAAGAAGACCAGCAACGGCTGCTGGATCTCTACAAAGAGATGCCGCAAAAGGCAACGAAG AACGGAAAGCCGTACATCGTCTCAGTCAAGGCTGGAAAGGCAGCGCCTGATCAACGCGCCCAGGGCTTCACCGTCGTTGCCCTGTCCACCTTTAGCTCTATAGACGACTTCAACTACTACGACACGGAGTGCGCTGCTCATGGAGACCTGAAGCAGTTCGCCAAGACGGTCAATCAAGGAGTTGCCATGGTGTTCTTTGAGAATGTGGTCGTGTAG
- a CDS encoding Homogentisate 1,2-dioxygenase: MPVTNFVTPEKYTYLNGFRSFHESEAIKGALPIGANSPQKPPYGLYAEKLSGTAFTAPRHENQQSWLYRILPSAAHSSFERFDKVSEPLINGKLDFVPNQLRWDPFEIDDQVDWVQGLKLVSGAGDPTIKVGLGIYIFAAGRDMDANTAMYSSDGEMLVVAQHGVLDIQTELGRLLVRPNEIAILPRGIKYRVTLPAGPVRGYILELYQGHFTLPELGPIGSNCLANPRDFQIPTAAFDEDTNTTWTIINKYNSQLYVAKQGHTPFDVVAWHGNDLATNPGQEGKADHDIVYPYKYDLGRFSVIGSISFDHPDPSIYTVLTGPSDHPGTAVADFVIFPPRWLVQEDTFRPPWYHRNTMSEFMGLICGEYDAKTGGGFQPAGASLHNVMSAHGPDADSFERASNAVLKPQKIGEGSMAFMFESSLMLGLTEWGLKTCQKVQAEYSEHSWSGLKPHFKRPS; the protein is encoded by the exons ATGCCCGTGACCAACTTTGTAACCCCCGAGAAGTACACGTACCTCAACGGCTTCAGGTCGTTTCACGA AtctgaagccatcaaggGTGCGTTGCCGATCGGCGCCAACTCACCCCAGAAGCCACCCTATGGCTTGTACGCTGAGAAGCTATCTGGAACTGCCTTTACGGCTCCCCGCCATGAGAACCAACAGTCATGGCTATACAGAATCCTTCCTTCAGCTGCGCACTCGTCTTTTGAGCGCTTTGACAAAGTCTCTGAGCCACTGATCAACGGCAAACTGGACTTTGTACCAAACCAGCTGCGATGGGATCCCTTTGAGATTGACGACCAGGTCGACTGGGTTCAAGGCTTGAAGCTCGTCTCTGGCGCTGGGGATCCTACTATCAAGGTCGGCTTGGGTATCTACATCTTTGCTGCTGGACGTGACATGGACGCAAACACGGCCATGTACTCTTCCGACGGAGAGATGCTCGTGGTAGCGCAACACGGTGTGTTGGATATCCAAACTGAGCTAGGTCGGCTGCTTGTTCGTCCTAACGAGATTGCGATACTTCCTCGTGGTATCAAGTACCGCGTGACGTTGCCTGCAGGCCCTGTGAGAGGGTATATCCTTGAGTTGTATCAAGGACATTTTACCCTGCCAGAGCTGGGCCCAATTGGATCCAACTGTCTGGCGAACCCAAGGGATTTTCAGATTCCCACAGCGGCGTTTGATGAGGATACGAACACGACTtggaccatcatcaacaagtACAACAGCCAGCTGTATGTGGCTAAGCAGGGCCATACGCCGTTTGATGTGGTAGCGTGGCATGGAAA TGACTTGGCAACGAACCCTGGCCAAGAGGGAAAAGCTGACCACGATATAGTTTACCCGTACAAGTATGACCTGGGTCGCTTCTCTGTCATCGGAAGTATTTCCTTTGACCACcctgatccatccatctacaCCGTCTTGACCGGTCCATCCGATCATCCCGGAACCGCCGTAGCAGACTTTGTCATCTTTCCTCCACGCTGGCTAGTCCAAGAAGACACATTCAGGCCCCCGTGGTACCACCGCAACACCATGTCCGAATTCATGGGACTCATCTGCGGCGAATACGACGCCAAGACTGGTGGAGGCTTTCAACCAGCTGGTGCCAGTCTTCACAACGTCATGTCTGCGCATGGGCCTGATGCAGACAGCTTTGAGAGGGCGAGCAATGCGGTGCTGAAGCCTCAGAAGATTGGAGAGGGTAGCATGGCGTTCATGTTTGAGAGTAGCTTGATGTTGGGGCTTACGGAGTGGGGGTTGAAGACGTGTCAGAAGGTTCAGGCTGAGTACAGTGAGCATAGCTGGTCAGGACTGAAGCCGCATTTTAAGAGGCCGTCTTGA